DNA sequence from the Chloroflexota bacterium genome:
AGCCGGTTGCGGTGGCGCAACGGGACCAGTACACGTCATTCGTGCGGCAGCTCAAGGCGGCTCTCGTCGCGGCAGGCGTCGGCTCATACCTGACCGTGTGCACCATGGCCGGGGCTGCAACGTGGGCCACTGGGTACGATTTGACCGGCCTGGTAGCTGCGGGCGCCGCCGACGAGCTTTTCGTGATGGGTTACGACTACAGCTGGTCGGGCTCGGCTCGAGCCGGCGGCGTGGCGCCGATGGACGCGCCCTACATGCTCGACGTGAACGAGTCCGTCGCGGATTACCTCGAGATCGTGGCGGGTTCCAAGATCATCTGGGGCGTCCCGTACTACGGTCGGACGTGGCTGACGCAGTCGGATTCGCTCAACGCCTCGACCGTGCCCGGGGCGTCGGGGTCGTCGAAGGCGTACTACTACGTGGGCAACCTTGTGCTGTCCGGCCGATACGGAAGGCTGTGGGACGGAGTCGGCAAGGTGCCGTGGTTCCGCTACTACGACAGCGTGGCCGCTTCCTGGGTTGAGGGCTATTACGACGACGCGGCGTCGCTTGCCGAGAAATGGGACATGGTCAACCAGCGCGACCTGGCAGGCACCGGCATGTGGACGCTGCTGATGGATCAAGGAAGCGCAGACCTCTGGAATCTCCTCGCGAGCAAGTTCGTTCTCGAAGTCCCCCAGGTGTCCGAGACGTATGACCCGCCGCGGACCTTGTACTTCGCGGCGGGCACCTATGTCGGCCGCCAGTTCAACGCGACCGGGGCCATCACCGCCAGCCTGTCCTACACCCTGGCCAGCGGCTCGAACGCGCCGACCAGCCAGCGCAGCACGATCCCCAACCAGGCCGGGACCTGGTACTACATCACCGCCGGGATGTGGGCGGGCTACTGGATCCAGGAGTCGGCAGGCACCGTCCTCGGGGCCCCACCGCCGCCCCAGGCGACGACCTTCGTCCCGCTGCCCCCGACCCGGATCCTTGACACCCGAGTCGGCAATGGGCTGGCCGGCCCGTTCACCGCCAACACCCCGCGCACCTTCCAGGTCAGCGGCCGGGGCGGGGTGCCGGCCACCGCGGTCGCGGTCACTGGCAACCTGACTGTCACCAACCCGACGACAGTCGGCTACGTTTACCTCGGCCCCAACCCGACGGCCAGCCCGACCAGCTCGACCCTGAACTTCCCGGCCGGCGACAACCGGGCCAACGGGGTGACCGTGGCGCTCAGCTCGAACGGCACCCTGAGCGCCACCTACAGCCCGTCGTCAGGCGCCACCACCGACCTCCTGTTCGACGTCACCGGCTACTTCCTGCCCGACCCGGCGGGCGCGACCTTCGTCCCGCTGCCCCCGACCCGGATCCTTGACACCCGAGTCGGCAATGGGCTGGCCGGCCCGTTCACCGCCAACACCCCGCGCACCTTCCAGGTCAGCGGCCGGGGCGGGGTGCCGGCCACCGCGGTCGCGGTCACTGGCAACCTGACCGTCACCAACCCGACTCAACCTGGCTTCGTGTTCCTCGGGCCCCATCCTGTCGCCAGCCCGACCAGCTCGACGGTGAACTTCCCCCTCGGGGACACCCGGGCCAATGGGGTGACGGTGGCACTCGGCCCCACCGGCAGCCTGAGTGCGACCTTTGGCTACTCCGGCACGACCCACCTCATCTTCGACGTGACCGGCTACTTCGTGCCCGATGACAGCGGCGCCACTTTCGTCCCGCTGACGCCCGCTCGCCTGCTCGACTCCCGGGTCGGCAATGGGCTGTCCGGGCCGTTCAGCGCGTTGACCCCCCGCACCTTCCAGGTCACCGGCCTGGGCGGGGTGCCGGCCAACGCGACCGCGGTCACCGGCACCCTGACCGCCACCAACCCGACCCAACCTGGCTTCGTGTTCCTCGGGCCCGATCCGGTCGCCAACCCGACCAGCTCAACCCTGAACTTCCCGTTGGGTGACACCCGGGCCAACGGGGTCACGGTGGCCCTCAGCCCCACCGGCAGCCTGAGTGCGACCTTTGGCTACGCCGGCACCACAGACCTCGTGTTCGACGTGACCGGCTACTTCGTGCCCTGAGGGAAGACCGGCTGCTCGACCATGAGCCCGGGCGCCCCGGTCGCTACGTGCGAGCGGGCCGCTGGCGCCCTGAGAGCACCCGCTGCCATATCGCTCGCATCCCGGCGCGATGCCGCTCGACGCTGAACCGTTGCGCGTCCGCCGCTACGGCGGCGGGATCGTAATCGGGGACGCGCTCGAGGGCCTCAGCAAAGTTGCCGTCGCGCACCAAGGTGCCGGTCACGCCGTTGATGACGATATCGGTCAGCCCCCCAACCGCGGCGGCCACCACCCAGCGGCCGGAGGCGATCGCTTCGGCCGCAACCAGGCCATAGGGCTCGACCCGGGAGGGGACCAGGACCACGTCGTGGCTGGCCATGAGTCCAGGCACCTCGGCCGGATTGACTTCGCGAAGTCCGGGCCCAACCAGGGTATCGGCCAGACGTCGCGCGACGTCGACGCCCTTCTCTGCAACGTCGCCTCCCAGGTAGAGGATCCGGCGACGGGGTGGCCTGGGCGAAGGGCCAAAGCGGGCAAGGTCGATGCCGGGTGGGATAATCTCGGCTCGGCCGCCGAGGCGGCCGACCTGTTCCGCGGTCTCGGCCGAGTTGGCCACGACCGCGTCCGCGGATCGGATCACCCTGCGGGCGAGCCAGCGATGCACCACGGAGCGCTGGGCCGCATCGCGGACGTCGGCGCCATGCGCGTACACGACCAGAGGTAGTCCTCGCAGGCGCGCGGCGAGCAACGCCGGGGGGCCGGTGGCAAGCACGAAGTGCGCTTCCACGCCGTCGAAACGGCCCCGGGTGGTGAGGGCCTCCCAAACAAGTCGAGCGAATCGACCCCAGCGCGAGCCGTCGTACCGATGCGGGGCGACTACGTGGACCGTGAGGCCGGGATCACCCAGCCGATCTCGAACGAAAGCCCCAGCGGCTGGCCGATCGGGAGTCGGGTATCGCGCGGTCACGACCAGCAGGCGCATGGAGCCCGACGGTAGCACGGGTATCATCGCGACCAATGTCGACCATCGCCGCTCCCCGCCGCGCGGATGGGCGCCTGCCGAATCAGCTTCGTCCCGTGAAGATTGTGCCCGATTACCTGAAGTTCGCCGAAGGTTCGGCCCTTATCCGGGTTGGCGAGACCCGTGTCCTGTGCGCGGCCACGTTGGAAGATCGCGTGCCGCCCTTCCTGCGGGGCAAAGGCACCGGGTGGGTGACCGCGGAGTACAGCATGCTGCCGCGGGCCGGAACAGAACGGACGCCGCGCGAGGCGAGCACTGGCCGGATCGGCGGCCGCACGCATGAGATCCAGCGCCTGATCGGTCGATCCCTGCGCTCGGTGGTCGATTTGGGGGGTCTGGGCGAGCGCAGTTTGACCCTGGATTGCGACGTCCTCCAGGCCGATGGCGGCACTCGTACCGCGTCGATCACCGGGGCCTACGTGGCCCTGGCCCGCGCTCTGAACCGGTTCGGGATGGGCCACCTCCTGACCGGCCGGGTCGCGGCCGTGAGCGTGGGGATCGGGGGTGGGACGCTCCTCCTCGACCTCGACTATGCCGAGGACTCCTCAGCCGGGGTGGACTTCAACGTGGTGATGCTCGACGACGGGCGTTTCGTCGAGGTCCAGGGCACCGCCGAGCAGACCCCGTTCAGCGGGGAGCAGATGGCCGAGATGGTGAGCCTTGCGGCCGCCGGCATCCGCCAGCTCTACGAGCTGCAGCGCGAGGCGATTGCAGCCCCCGCCGCGGAGTGAGCCGGCTCCTGGTCGCCACCCACAACCCCGGCAAGCTGGCCGAGTTCCGGCGCCTGTTGGCCGACCTGGAGGCGGACGTGGTGAGCCCCAGCGAGATGGGCGTTCGGATGGACGTGCCCGAGCCGCACGCGACCTACGCCGAGAACGCCGCGGCGAAGGCGGTCGCGCTCTGCCGCGCCACGGGGGAGATCACGTTGGCCGACGACTCGGGGATCGAGGTCGCGGCGCTGGGCTGGGGACCGGGTGTCCACTCCGCGCGGTTCGCGGCGCCCGACGGACCATCCGGGGCCGAGCTCCTGCTCCATCGCCTGGCTGGCGTCGCCGATCGCAGGGTGCGGATGGTGTGCTGGCTCGCCCTGGCCACTCCGGCGCCACGGAATGGCGGTCGACCCAGCGTCGAGCTGTTCGAGGGCGCCGTCTCGGGGCGGGTGGCGGAACAACCACGCGGGGCGGGCGGTTTCGGCTACGACCCCATCTTCGAGCTGGCTGACGGGCGCACCACGGCGGAGCTGCCCGAGGCGACGAAAGATGCGCAGTCCCATCGCGGCCGCGCGGTTGCTGCCGCGATGCCGCGCCTGCAGGAGCTCCTGTCGGTCCGCGCTAGAATGCCGATCACAGCGGAGGACGCATGAACGAAGCCTCGTCCGTGCGCATCCACCCCACGGCTGACGTCTCGGCTGAGGCGATCATCGGCCCCGGCACCAGCATCTGGAACCAGGCCCAGGTCCGCGAGCGTGCCCGGATCGGGTCGGACTGCGTGATCGGCAAGAACGTGTACGTGGACTTCGACGTGGTGGTCGGCGATCGGGTCAAGATCCAGAACAACGCCTCCCTGTACCACGGCGTGACCGTCGAAGACGGCGTGTTCATCGGCCCCCACGTGTGCCTCACGAACGACCGATTACCGCGCGCGGTGGACCCGGACGGGTCGTCCAAGACCGACGCCGACTGGGAGGTCGGCCTCATCCGGGTCCGTGCTGGGGCTGCGCTCGGCGCGGCCAGCGTGGTGCTGCCCGGGGTCACGATCGGCCGCTGGGCGCTGGTCGGAGCCGGGAGCGTCGTGACCCGCGACGTCGCGGACTACGCCCTGGTCCTCGGCAACCCGGCCCGTCGAATCGGGAGCGCCTGCCCCTGCGCGGAACCGCTGCCCGACGGGCCGGATGGGACGCCGTTTGCCGGGCCGTGCCCCAGTTGTGGCCGCCAGTTCCCGCCGGCGGAGGATGTGGCGTGAAGATCGTTTCGGTGGTGGGGGCACGACCCCAATTCGTGAAGGCTGCGCCGGTCAGTCGGCAGCTTCGGCGGCGTCACCACGAGGTGCTGGTACACACCGGCCAGCACTACGACGATGCCATGAGCGCCGCCTTCTTCCGGGACCTCGACCTGCCGCAGCCGGATCACGATCTGGGAGTGGGGAGCGGGACGCACGCCATCCAGACGGCCGAGATGCTGCGTCGCTTGGAGCCGCTGCTCAGCGACGAGGCCCCCGACGCCGTCCTCGTCTATGGGGACACGAATTCCACCCTGGCAGGCGCCCTGGCCACCGCGAAGCTGGTCGACGGCGCCGGAAAGCGGCCATGGCTGGCTCACGTCGAAGGAGGCCTGCGTTCGTTCAACCCATCCATGCCCGAGGAGCGGAACCGGATCGTGGCCGATCACCTCTCGGACCTCCTCCTGGCTCCAACCCCGGCCGCAATGGCCAACCTCGCTCGAGAGGGTTTGGCGGAGCGCGCCACGATGGTCGGCGACGTGATGGTGGATGCGTTCATGGCGGCGTCGTCTCGAGCCGACGACCTCCTGCCTCCGGTTGCGCAGGCGCAGCCCTACCTCCTCCTGACCCTGCACCGCCCGTCCAACGTGGACGATCCCGCGCGCCTGGGCGCGTGGCTGGAGGCGGTGGCGGAGCAGGCAGGTCCCATCCTCTTCCCGGTCCATCCGCGCACCCGGGCCATCCTCGCCGGGGCGGAGGTCCCGATCCCGGCGTCGGTGACGCTGCTCGAGCCGGTGGGATACCTGGCCATGGTGGCGCTGGAGCGCGCCGCCCGCGTCATCGCCACCGACTCGGGCGGCGTCCAGAAGGAGGCCTACCTGGCCGGCGTGCCGTGCGTCACCCTGCGCGCCGAGACGGAGTGGATTGAGACCCTCGAGGCGGGCTGGAACCGCCTGTGCCCCGAGCCAAGCAACGCCCCCTCCGCCATCGCCACAGCCGATGAGGTGGACCGATCCGCACTCCGGCCTCCACTCTTCGGCGACGGTCATGCTGCCGAGCGCATCGTGGAAGCCCTGGAGCGTCTGACCGCGGGCCGAGCCGCCGCCCTCGTGGCCTCGTGATCCCGATCGCGCGTCCGCTGCTCGGCCCGGAGGAGCAGGCGCTGGTTGCCGAGACCCTGGCCTCCGGATCCCTGGCCCAGGGGCCGCGCGTCCGCGAGCTCGAGGAGCGCTTCGCAGCCTTCGTGGGCGTGCCGCATGCGGTCGCGACCTCCTCGGGAACGACGGCCCTGTACCTCGCACTGCTGGCTGCCGGGGTGGGCCCGGAAGACGAGGTCATCACGGTGCCATTCACCTTCATCGCGAGCGCCACCAGCGTCCTGTACACCGGGGCGCACCCCGTCTTCGTCGACGTCGAGCCCGGGTCGTTCAACATCGACCCGACCCGGGTGGAGGCGGCCATCACGCCGCGGACGCGGGCCGTCATGCCGGTCAGCCTGTACGGTCAACCGGCCGATCTGCCGGCCATCGAGGCCATTACCGAGCGGCGTGGGCTGGCGCTCATCGAGGACGCGGCGCAGAGTCATGGCGCGGCGCTTGATGGCCGCAGATCGGGGAGCTGGGGACAGGGCGTGTTCAGCTTCTACCCGACCAAGAACATGACCACCGGCGAGGGCGGCATGATCACGACCGCCGACGCCGACCTGGCGGAATGGGCTCGCCTGCGCCGCGAGCACGGCATGAAGATCCGGTACCACCACGAGGTGCTGGGCTACAACTTCCGGATGACCGATATCCACGCCGCCATCGGCCTGGCCCAGCTCGACAAGCTGCCGGCCTTCAACGCGCGCCGGATCGCGATTGCGGCCCGGTATTCCGCCTCGCTGCAGGGCGTGGTGACCCCGCGGCTGAGTCCGGGCGCGACCCATGTCTTTCATCAGTACACCTTGCGCGTGCTGAGGCGCGACGCCTTCGCCGAGCGGCTCCGCGAGCGTGGCGTGGGCACCGGCGTCTATTACCCGATCCCGGTGCACCGCCAGAAGCCATTCATCGAGCTGGGATATGGGGACCAGTCGTACCCGGTCAGCGAGCAGCTCTCGGAGGAGGTCGTGTCGATCCCGGTCCATCCCGGCCTGCGTGACGAGGAAGTGGACGCGGTCATCGAAGCCGTGAATGCCACGGCCGCCGAGCTGGGATCACATCCCGAGAGCCGGGTGGCCGCGTGAGCGGAGACCCCCTGCGGGCGGCGGTCTTCGGCCTGGGGTCGATGGGTGCCAATCATGCACGCGTCCTAAATGCGCTCCCCGGCGTCGAGCTGGTAGGCGTCATGGACACGGCCTCCGACGCTGTCAACCGCGCGACCTCGGGACGGACGGCTCGGGGCTATACCGATGTAGCCGCGATGCTGGCGGCGGAGCGACCCGACCTGGTCGTGGTGGCCGTCCCTACATCTCTGCATCACGAGGTCACCCTGCAGGCACTCGAAGCCGGAGCCCACGTCCTGGTCGAGAAGCCCATCGCCGCCACTCGGGCCGAAGGTGAGGAAATGATCGCGGCGGCTCAGGCACGGAATCTCCTGCTCACGGTCGGACATATCGAGCGCTACAATCCCGCCGTCCGCGAACTCAAGCGCCGCCTCGGGGAGGGGGAACTGGGCCGGATCTTCCAGGTGCGGGCGACCCGCCTTGGACCCTTTCCCGCCCGCATTCGCGACGTTGGGGTGGTCGTCGACCTGGCGCCCCACGACCTCGACGTGATGCGCTACCTGCTCGAATCGGAGCCGATCCGCCTGTATGCCGAGACGGAGCAGCGGATCCACACGGACCACGAAGACCTCCTCACGGGGATCGTCAAGTTTGCGTCGGGGGCCGTCGGCCTGCTGGAGATCAACTGGCTGACACCGACCAAGGTGCGCACGGTCAGCGTCACCGGTGAGCGCGGCATGTACCTGGCCGACTATCTGACCCAGGACCTCGTCTTCTATGCCAATCCGGAGTCGGGTTCGGTGGCCGAAGGGGAGATCATCTGGCGCCACATCAAGCGCGAAGAGCCCCTGGTGGTGGAGCTGGGGGAGTTCGTCGCCGCGATCCGAGACGGAAGACCGTCACCCGTTGACCCCCACGACGCGTTGGTGGCGCTCCTTCTGGCGCGCGCGATGGTGGATGCGGCGGAGCGTGGCGTGATGATCGGGCAGGAAGAGCTCGCCGAGCTGCTGCATTGAACATCGCCGTCGTCGGGCTGGGACACATCGGCCTGCCGCTTGCGGTCCAGTACGCCAGCCGTGGGCATACGGTGATCGGGTGTGACCTGGACACCCGCGTCGTCGAGGCCGTCAACCGTGGCGAGTCGCCGCATGCCGACGAGCCGGCCCTGATCGAGCGCGTTCGCCACCTCGTCAGCGAGGGCCTGCTGAGCGCCACGACCGACGACGTGGCGGGGGTCCGCCAGGCGGAGGTGATCGTCGTCATCGTGCCGGTGGTGGTTGACGACGCACGCCAGGTGGACTACTCCCAGGTCGACGCCGCCACTCGCGACGTGGCGCGTGGGCTGCAGCCGGGAACGCTCGTCATCTACGAGACCACGCTGCCCATCGGGACCACCCGGGACCGGCTGGGACCGATGCTGGAGGCGGGCTCCGGGCTGCGGGTGGACCGCGACTTCCACCTCGCCTTTTCCCCCGAACGGGTCCTCGTCGGCCGGGTACTGCTCGACCTGCAGCGCTACCCGAAAATCGTGGGCGCGACCAGGCCGGAGGGTACCCAGCGGGCAGTCGACTTCTACACCGCCGTCCTGGAGCCGGGGACCGAGATCCGTGCGGTGGCCAGCGCCGAGGCGGCGGAGATGACCAAGCTGGCCGAGACGACGTATCGCGACGTGAACATCGCTCTGGCCAACGAGTTTGCGCAGGTCGCCGCGCGACGTGGGATCGACGTGACCGAGGTCATCGCGGCGGCCAACTCGCAGCCGTACAGTCACATTCACCAGCCGGGGGTCGGCGTGGGCGGCCATTGCATCCCGGTCTACCCCCACCTCCTGTTCAGCGCGGAGCCCGGCATGCGCCTGCCGCCCCTGTCCCGGGCGGTCAACGACGGCATGGCGGCGTATGCCGTGGACCGGCTGGCCGAGGCACTCGGCTCCCTGGACGGCGCCGCGGTGCTGATCCTGGGGATCGGCTATCGGGGCGACGTCCACGAGGACTCCTTCAGCAGCGCCTTCTTGCTCCGAGACGCGCTGCGGGCCGGCGGCGCCTCCGTGTACGCCCACGATCCGTACTTCGACGCCGATCACCTTCGGCGGCGCGGCTTCGAACCCTACGACCTCCGGGCCCCGGTGCCGGTCCGCGCGGCCATCCTGCAGGCCGCCCATACCGCGTACCGAGACCTGGATCCGGCCGCCCTCCCCGGCCTCGAAGTCCTGCTCGACGGTCGCAACGCGCTGGATCGGGGTCGCGTGGAATCCGCCGGCGTTCGCTACCTCGGAGTCGGGCGCTGAGCACGGCCGACCCTGAACCTACCCCCAGCGTCGGCCTCGCCGCCGGCCGCGGCGTGTGGGTGGTGCTGCCGACCTACAACGAGCGCGAGAACCTGTCCCGGGTCGCCGACGCTGTCCTGGACGCGCTCCCCGAGGCGCGGCTGTTGGTCGTTGACGACAGCTCTCCGGATGGGACCGGAGACCTGGCGGACACGCTGGCGGCGGCAGATCCGCGGGTCGAGGTCCTGCACCGGCCGGCCAAGGAGGGCCTGGGGGTGGCCTACCGAGACGGATTCAAGCGCGTCCTCGACAAGCCGGGAACTATGGCCGTCATCCAGATGGACGCCGATTACAGCCACGATCCAGCCGATCTGCCGCGCCTGCTGGCTCCGCTCATGCGTGACGCGGACCTCGTCCTGGGGACCCGATGGATGCCCGGCGGCGGGACGCGAGGCTGGCCATGGCATCGGCGCATGGTCAGCCGCGGCGGCACCGCGTTCGCTCGGGTCGTCCTGCTCCTTCCGTACCGCGACCTGACCGGAGGTTTCAAGGCCTGGCGCCGTGAGCTGTTGGAGGCCATTCGGCTCCGCGAAGCCGACGCCCAGGGTTATGGGTTTCAGGTCGAGACGACCTGGTGGGCGCATCGGCGGGGAGCAACGATCCAAGAGATCCCCATCGTCTTCCGCGAGCGGCAGGCGGGGACCTCGAAGATGACCGGCTCGATCGTGGGGGAAGCCATCATCCTCGTCCTGCGCCTGCGCTGGCAGGCCATGGTCCGGAGGCTCGGACGGCCGCGTGGCGACCGCTGAGCGCTTCGGGTACCATGCGCGCTCGCCCAGCCATGCCACCCGCTGATCGTCCCTGCCTTGCGTTGACAGGAGCCGCATGACCTACCGCAGCCGCCCCGCCCCCCGCCGCCGACATCGGGCGCGTTGGCAGGACGAGCTTCGGACCCAACGCCTGCTCGTCGGCGGGTTCGCAGCCGCGATTGCCATCGCGCTTGGCCTGTTTGGCATGACCGCGTGGAACAGCTACTCCGACAGCCACCTGCGCCAGATGCTGATGGTCGACGGCACCGCCGTCTCGCGCGAGGCGGTGGACCTGCGCCAGGCCATCATCGGCGCCGAGCTGCAGGCGACCGGCCTGGACCTGAATGCGCAGCTGGGTGGCGCGCGAGACGCGATCCTCCAGCAGCAGCTGTCGGCCGTCGTCGACCAATTCAACACCCTCACGTCAGCCGCCACCGACTCGCTGGTGGACGGCCTGTTCCAGGCCGTCCACGCCGAGACCTACGCGATCAGCGTCGCCGACGCCGAGATCGATGCCGAGATCGCCGTCCGCCAGACGCTTTCGCCCCGCGTCCGGGTGTCCATGATCACGGTGAACGCGTTGGCCGAGGATGCGCCGACCGGGACCGAACCGACGGAGGCGGACTTCGCTCGAGCGGAGGGGGAGGCTGATGACCTGCGGGCCGAGCTGGACGACGGCGGGGACTTTGCGGCCATCGCCGCCGAGCACTCCGACGATCCCGCCTCGGCCCAGGCGGACGGACTCGTCGGCACCGTCGAGGGGGACGACGTCCAGTTCGGCTACCTCTTTCCCCTCGCCAACGGCGCTGAGGCGGGCGACCTGGTGGGCCCGGTCCGAACCGAGAACGGGTACGTGATCCTCCGCGTGGAGGCGCGCTCCGAAGAAGGACCCTTCACCTCCCTGATCGACCTTCTCGCGAGCGCGCGGGTGACCACGGCGGACTACCGGGCCTATATCGCGGATGAGCTGCGGCGCCGCGCGTTCCGCGCCTACTTCGAGCAAGAGGTGGTGGTTTCCCCGGCTCCCCAGCGCGAGATCGCCCAGATCCTGATCTTGAACGACCAGGGCGTGCCCGTTCCCAAGCAGCGCATCCGCCACCTCCTGGCCCAACCCCTGCCGGGAGCGGAGGACCAGTCCGTGGCCACCGAGGAGGAGTGGCAGGCCGCCCTGGACCGGGCCGAGGCCTGGTACGAGCAGGTCCAGGACCCGGACGCCGACTGGTTCACGCTCGCCACCCAGAGTGACGACCCCGGCTCGCGGGATGACGGCGGCGACCTCGGCTGGTATGACCCGACCAGCGGTCAGTTTGTGCCTGAGTTCGAGGCTGCGATTGCGGGGCTCACGGTCGGCGAGATCAGCGAGCCGGTTCGGACCGATTTCGGCTACCACGTCATCGAGGTCACCGATCAGCGCACCACGGCTCTCGGCTTCGCCCAGGACCTGATCGACGACCTCCAGGCCGATCCCGACTCGTTCGGCGCCGTGGCGGAGGCCAACAGCGAAGACTCGTCCACGCGCACCAAGGGGGGAAACGCTGGTTGGGTGGCACGCTACGAAGAGGTCGCAGAGCGTGAAGCGGCCATTTTCGCGCTGCAGGACGTCGGCGACATCAGCAGCGCCCCGGTCGTGGTGGGCAACCAGATCTGGATCTTCAAGCTGCTCAACTCGATCGAGCTGCGGGGCATCGACGACAATCGGCTCAACACCATCCGCGCGACCGGCTACCCCCGCTGGTACGACGAGCTGAAGGCCGAGGGCCAGATCTGGATCGACACCCAGCTGCAATTGGACGCCGCCCCGACGGCGTGAGCGACGGCCGATGACGGACGCCAGGCGAGGGCTGGACCTCCTCCTCGCGGCCGCTGGTCTGGATCCAGGCGCCGGCATTCAGGCCGTCTCCGCGGATCGGCTGGCCGCCATCCCGTTCGACCCCAGCCTCCCCCTCCTCATCCTGGCCG
Encoded proteins:
- a CDS encoding DegT/DnrJ/EryC1/StrS family aminotransferase, with the translated sequence MIPIARPLLGPEEQALVAETLASGSLAQGPRVRELEERFAAFVGVPHAVATSSGTTALYLALLAAGVGPEDEVITVPFTFIASATSVLYTGAHPVFVDVEPGSFNIDPTRVEAAITPRTRAVMPVSLYGQPADLPAIEAITERRGLALIEDAAQSHGAALDGRRSGSWGQGVFSFYPTKNMTTGEGGMITTADADLAEWARLRREHGMKIRYHHEVLGYNFRMTDIHAAIGLAQLDKLPAFNARRIAIAARYSASLQGVVTPRLSPGATHVFHQYTLRVLRRDAFAERLRERGVGTGVYYPIPVHRQKPFIELGYGDQSYPVSEQLSEEVVSIPVHPGLRDEEVDAVIEAVNATAAELGSHPESRVAA
- a CDS encoding glycosyltransferase; translation: MRLLVVTARYPTPDRPAAGAFVRDRLGDPGLTVHVVAPHRYDGSRWGRFARLVWEALTTRGRFDGVEAHFVLATGPPALLAARLRGLPLVVYAHGADVRDAAQRSVVHRWLARRVIRSADAVVANSAETAEQVGRLGGRAEIIPPGIDLARFGPSPRPPRRRILYLGGDVAEKGVDVARRLADTLVGPGLREVNPAEVPGLMASHDVVLVPSRVEPYGLVAAEAIASGRWVVAAAVGGLTDIVINGVTGTLVRDGNFAEALERVPDYDPAAVAADAQRFSVERHRAGMRAIWQRVLSGRQRPART
- a CDS encoding glycosyl hydrolase family 18 protein encodes the protein MATAAGAPSRLGAADPPAGGAPWPVPPTVAEGPITLPNGKVLPVAQPGLGQQRSVQAEMEAEHADGIYDFRPGLRPAPLAAPTASIALASTATDLGTASLLGLADPYEGRDATLATNLPNGLRKEVLGFLPYWMLSADELQWMRYELVSTVAYFGVAAQSDGTLATYSTGWSGWNSSAMTGVINAAHARGVRVVLTVTMMAWDGGAQQAALLGSAGARTTLVNAIVAAVGDRNADGVNLDFEPVAVAQRDQYTSFVRQLKAALVAAGVGSYLTVCTMAGAATWATGYDLTGLVAAGAADELFVMGYDYSWSGSARAGGVAPMDAPYMLDVNESVADYLEIVAGSKIIWGVPYYGRTWLTQSDSLNASTVPGASGSSKAYYYVGNLVLSGRYGRLWDGVGKVPWFRYYDSVAASWVEGYYDDAASLAEKWDMVNQRDLAGTGMWTLLMDQGSADLWNLLASKFVLEVPQVSETYDPPRTLYFAAGTYVGRQFNATGAITASLSYTLASGSNAPTSQRSTIPNQAGTWYYITAGMWAGYWIQESAGTVLGAPPPPQATTFVPLPPTRILDTRVGNGLAGPFTANTPRTFQVSGRGGVPATAVAVTGNLTVTNPTTVGYVYLGPNPTASPTSSTLNFPAGDNRANGVTVALSSNGTLSATYSPSSGATTDLLFDVTGYFLPDPAGATFVPLPPTRILDTRVGNGLAGPFTANTPRTFQVSGRGGVPATAVAVTGNLTVTNPTQPGFVFLGPHPVASPTSSTVNFPLGDTRANGVTVALGPTGSLSATFGYSGTTHLIFDVTGYFVPDDSGATFVPLTPARLLDSRVGNGLSGPFSALTPRTFQVTGLGGVPANATAVTGTLTATNPTQPGFVFLGPDPVANPTSSTLNFPLGDTRANGVTVALSPTGSLSATFGYAGTTDLVFDVTGYFVP
- a CDS encoding acyltransferase, which gives rise to MNEASSVRIHPTADVSAEAIIGPGTSIWNQAQVRERARIGSDCVIGKNVYVDFDVVVGDRVKIQNNASLYHGVTVEDGVFIGPHVCLTNDRLPRAVDPDGSSKTDADWEVGLIRVRAGAALGAASVVLPGVTIGRWALVGAGSVVTRDVADYALVLGNPARRIGSACPCAEPLPDGPDGTPFAGPCPSCGRQFPPAEDVA
- a CDS encoding non-canonical purine NTP pyrophosphatase → MSRLLVATHNPGKLAEFRRLLADLEADVVSPSEMGVRMDVPEPHATYAENAAAKAVALCRATGEITLADDSGIEVAALGWGPGVHSARFAAPDGPSGAELLLHRLAGVADRRVRMVCWLALATPAPRNGGRPSVELFEGAVSGRVAEQPRGAGGFGYDPIFELADGRTTAELPEATKDAQSHRGRAVAAAMPRLQELLSVRARMPITAEDA
- the wecB gene encoding UDP-N-acetylglucosamine 2-epimerase (non-hydrolyzing) — encoded protein: MKIVSVVGARPQFVKAAPVSRQLRRRHHEVLVHTGQHYDDAMSAAFFRDLDLPQPDHDLGVGSGTHAIQTAEMLRRLEPLLSDEAPDAVLVYGDTNSTLAGALATAKLVDGAGKRPWLAHVEGGLRSFNPSMPEERNRIVADHLSDLLLAPTPAAMANLAREGLAERATMVGDVMVDAFMAASSRADDLLPPVAQAQPYLLLTLHRPSNVDDPARLGAWLEAVAEQAGPILFPVHPRTRAILAGAEVPIPASVTLLEPVGYLAMVALERAARVIATDSGGVQKEAYLAGVPCVTLRAETEWIETLEAGWNRLCPEPSNAPSAIATADEVDRSALRPPLFGDGHAAERIVEALERLTAGRAAALVAS
- a CDS encoding Gfo/Idh/MocA family oxidoreductase, which encodes MSGDPLRAAVFGLGSMGANHARVLNALPGVELVGVMDTASDAVNRATSGRTARGYTDVAAMLAAERPDLVVVAVPTSLHHEVTLQALEAGAHVLVEKPIAATRAEGEEMIAAAQARNLLLTVGHIERYNPAVRELKRRLGEGELGRIFQVRATRLGPFPARIRDVGVVVDLAPHDLDVMRYLLESEPIRLYAETEQRIHTDHEDLLTGIVKFASGAVGLLEINWLTPTKVRTVSVTGERGMYLADYLTQDLVFYANPESGSVAEGEIIWRHIKREEPLVVELGEFVAAIRDGRPSPVDPHDALVALLLARAMVDAAERGVMIGQEELAELLH
- the rph gene encoding ribonuclease PH encodes the protein MSTIAAPRRADGRLPNQLRPVKIVPDYLKFAEGSALIRVGETRVLCAATLEDRVPPFLRGKGTGWVTAEYSMLPRAGTERTPREASTGRIGGRTHEIQRLIGRSLRSVVDLGGLGERSLTLDCDVLQADGGTRTASITGAYVALARALNRFGMGHLLTGRVAAVSVGIGGGTLLLDLDYAEDSSAGVDFNVVMLDDGRFVEVQGTAEQTPFSGEQMAEMVSLAAAGIRQLYELQREAIAAPAAE